In one Nocardia tengchongensis genomic region, the following are encoded:
- a CDS encoding amidohydrolase translates to MPTVPLVDAHMHLWDTSAHAWYPSLARFVDAGKPEIAQNFLPADYDRGLGAVQVDGLVHVSATTAPHAYLAETRWVDGIADADPRPFAIVGGIDPALPAADLIDHLDQQARSPRLRGVRAFAGLSPNTPAADTIAGWLQEHDVVFDLVAKPGEILDWIDFLAGYPELRVVLEHLGFPQGRSAEARTAWHNAISLAAKETQWLCKLSGFGLICRDLSWPTVEYWLESSVALWGWRRLMFASNMPVDSMAGSYTDLVATVDQAVATDATEQEAEYFYRTNALDTYRLS, encoded by the coding sequence ATGCCCACCGTCCCCCTCGTCGACGCCCACATGCATCTGTGGGACACCAGCGCACACGCCTGGTACCCGAGTCTGGCGAGGTTCGTCGATGCCGGAAAACCCGAGATCGCGCAGAACTTTCTACCGGCCGATTACGACCGCGGCCTGGGCGCGGTCCAGGTGGACGGGCTCGTGCACGTGTCCGCGACCACCGCGCCGCACGCCTATCTGGCCGAAACCCGTTGGGTGGACGGCATCGCCGACGCCGACCCGCGGCCGTTCGCAATCGTGGGCGGCATCGACCCGGCCCTGCCCGCCGCCGACCTGATCGACCACCTCGACCAGCAGGCGCGCAGCCCGCGCCTGCGCGGCGTGCGGGCCTTCGCGGGCCTGTCACCGAACACTCCCGCCGCCGACACCATCGCGGGCTGGCTGCAGGAACACGACGTGGTCTTCGACCTGGTCGCCAAGCCCGGCGAGATCCTCGACTGGATCGACTTCCTGGCCGGCTACCCCGAGCTGCGCGTCGTCCTCGAGCACCTGGGCTTCCCGCAGGGGCGTTCCGCCGAGGCGCGCACCGCCTGGCACAACGCGATCTCGCTGGCGGCCAAGGAGACCCAGTGGCTGTGCAAGCTGTCCGGCTTCGGACTGATCTGCCGGGATCTGTCCTGGCCGACGGTCGAATACTGGCTGGAATCGAGTGTGGCGCTGTGGGGCTGGCGGCGGTTGATGTTCGCTTCCAACATGCCGGTGGACTCGATGGCCGGCAGCTACACCGACCTGGTCGCCACCGTCGACCAGGCGGTCGCCACCGACGCCACCGAGCAGGAAGCGGAGTACTTCTACCGCACCAACGCCCTCGACACCTACCGGTTGAGCTGA
- the infA gene encoding translation initiation factor IF-1, producing the protein MTNPGKKSKGIEIEGTVVECLRNASFTVELPNGHQVLAHISGKIRKNYIKILPQDRVLVELSPYDLTRGRILFRYRN; encoded by the coding sequence ATGACCAATCCCGGGAAGAAGAGCAAGGGCATCGAGATCGAGGGCACCGTCGTCGAGTGCCTGCGCAACGCCAGCTTCACCGTGGAGCTGCCGAACGGCCACCAGGTGCTGGCCCATATCAGCGGCAAGATCCGCAAGAACTACATCAAGATCTTGCCGCAGGATCGGGTGCTGGTGGAGCTGAGTCCCTACGACCTCACCCGGGGCCGGATCCTGTTCCGGTACCGGAACTGA
- a CDS encoding glutamate-1-semialdehyde 2,1-aminomutase: MRDYRRSNDLQARLHDLVPGGAHTYARGADQYPEQMAPILVRGNGARVWDADGNEYVEYGMGLRSVTLGHGFAPVVDAVARTIADGVNFSRPTELELLAAEDFLSLVPGAGMVKFAKNGSDTTTAAVRLARAVTGRETVAICDQPFFSVDDWFIGVTEMNAGIPAAATVKFRYNDLESLEDALRGDDIACVILEQATALADPAPGFLEGVRALCDRHGTLLIFDEMITGFRWSAGGAQQLYGVVPDLSCWGKAMANGFPLSALAGKREYMELGGLRTDADRVFLLSTTHGPETASLAAFRAVVQTYRSSDPVARMEAAGRRLAAGVNAIAADLGIAEHLEVAGRPSCLVFLTRDPEGVASQSFRTLFLQELLDRGVLGQSFVNSAAHTDADIDHTIDACQSAAKTYRKALEQGTVAGLLAGRPVAPALRRTAAPRRLADRPRRVC, translated from the coding sequence ATGCGTGACTACCGGCGCAGCAACGACCTGCAGGCACGCCTGCACGACCTGGTGCCCGGCGGCGCGCACACCTACGCCCGCGGCGCGGACCAGTATCCGGAACAGATGGCCCCGATCCTGGTGCGCGGCAACGGCGCCCGGGTCTGGGACGCCGACGGCAACGAGTACGTCGAATACGGCATGGGCCTGCGCTCGGTGACGCTGGGCCACGGGTTCGCGCCGGTGGTGGACGCGGTTGCGCGCACCATCGCCGACGGCGTCAACTTCTCCCGCCCCACCGAGCTGGAACTGCTGGCGGCCGAGGACTTCCTGAGCCTGGTGCCGGGCGCGGGCATGGTGAAGTTCGCCAAGAACGGCTCCGACACCACGACCGCGGCGGTGCGGCTGGCGCGGGCGGTGACCGGGCGCGAGACGGTGGCGATCTGCGATCAACCGTTCTTCTCGGTCGACGACTGGTTCATCGGGGTCACCGAGATGAACGCGGGAATCCCGGCCGCCGCCACGGTGAAATTCCGCTACAACGACCTGGAGTCCCTCGAAGACGCGTTGCGCGGCGACGATATCGCCTGCGTGATCCTCGAACAGGCCACGGCCCTGGCCGATCCCGCCCCCGGCTTCCTCGAAGGCGTACGCGCACTGTGTGATCGGCACGGTACTCTGCTGATCTTCGACGAGATGATCACCGGGTTCCGCTGGTCGGCCGGTGGGGCGCAACAGCTCTACGGCGTGGTCCCCGACCTGTCGTGCTGGGGCAAGGCCATGGCCAACGGTTTCCCGCTCTCGGCGCTGGCCGGGAAGCGGGAGTACATGGAGCTCGGCGGGCTGCGCACCGACGCCGACCGCGTCTTCCTGCTGTCCACCACGCACGGGCCGGAGACCGCGTCGCTGGCCGCCTTCCGGGCGGTCGTGCAGACCTACCGGAGCAGCGATCCGGTGGCGCGCATGGAGGCGGCGGGCCGCCGCCTGGCCGCGGGGGTCAATGCCATCGCCGCGGACCTGGGGATCGCCGAGCATCTGGAGGTGGCGGGCCGTCCGTCGTGTCTGGTGTTCCTCACCCGGGATCCCGAAGGCGTTGCCTCCCAGTCTTTCCGGACGCTGTTCCTGCAGGAGCTGCTCGATCGCGGCGTGCTGGGCCAGTCGTTCGTGAACTCGGCGGCGCACACCGACGCCGATATCGACCACACCATCGACGCCTGCCAGTCGGCGGCCAAGACCTACCGCAAGGCCCTCGAACAGGGCACGGTCGCGGGCCTGCTCGCGGGGCGGCCGGTGGCTCCGGCGCTGCGGCGCACCGCCGCACCGCGCCGCCTGGCGGATCGACCGAGGAGAGTCTGCTGA
- a CDS encoding GNAT family N-acetyltransferase has protein sequence MNTNSVDISRVESTRWEAVENDLVVGHGEVSQRPDGRLFVSIDAWHDQVFDQIAAAMLATLRRPLHTVVDEADGGLLSCWGRAGFVTRRRESEYLVSTDPGATGLGAVTPPPDITVVPAGSAEEGPLRLVDRVIRDEVESTIGWQEMPAEILRGPGGDTVMNPSLYVAAAQADRYVGLLRVAQVTRLPRLGLIAVRADQRRRGIGRAMLAQSLGALHGRGIPTATAEVNESNAAAMALFESIGARRVAGNLELVLR, from the coding sequence ATGAATACGAATTCTGTAGATATCAGCCGAGTCGAATCGACTCGATGGGAAGCCGTGGAGAACGACCTGGTGGTCGGGCACGGCGAAGTCTCGCAACGGCCCGACGGGCGGCTGTTCGTCAGCATCGATGCCTGGCACGACCAGGTCTTCGATCAGATCGCGGCGGCGATGCTCGCCACGTTGCGCAGGCCACTGCACACCGTGGTCGACGAGGCCGATGGCGGACTGCTGTCCTGCTGGGGGCGAGCGGGTTTCGTGACCCGGCGGCGGGAGTCGGAGTACCTGGTGTCCACCGATCCCGGCGCCACCGGGTTGGGGGCCGTGACACCGCCGCCGGACATCACCGTGGTGCCGGCGGGCAGCGCTGAGGAGGGACCGCTGCGCTTAGTCGACCGGGTCATTCGCGACGAAGTCGAATCGACGATCGGGTGGCAGGAGATGCCCGCCGAAATCCTGCGCGGGCCCGGCGGTGACACCGTGATGAATCCCTCGCTGTACGTGGCTGCGGCACAGGCCGATCGCTATGTCGGACTGCTGCGTGTCGCGCAGGTGACTCGCCTGCCGCGCCTCGGTCTGATCGCGGTGCGGGCCGATCAGCGGCGTCGCGGCATCGGCCGGGCCATGCTGGCCCAGTCGCTGGGCGCGTTGCACGGTCGCGGAATACCCACCGCGACAGCCGAAGTCAACGAATCCAACGCGGCGGCCATGGCGCTGTTCGAGAGTATCGGTGCGCGTCGTGTGGCCGGCAATCTGGAACTGGTGCTGCGATGA
- a CDS encoding glycosyltransferase: MSEPRIALVHERFTEYGGSEAVVAEFMKTWPGAPVFAPITDPQCTGALLTAAGLDPEAGDPAAEPVRDTWLSRAYAASGRRSHAPLLPFAPRAFRTLPLRDSYDAVVVSHHAFATQAAFATTAPVIAYVHSPARWAWDKAFREREAGGRAGQAALIALGALARRNELRAAPRLAHVVANSQAVADRVREWWGLPASVVNPPVRVARFAPDPSVEREDFFLFAGRLVPYKRPDLAIRAAQQAGVRLVILGDGRYRQQLEALAGPETTFLGAASDDVLQDMYRRCRALLMPGVEDFGIVPVEAMACGAPVLAVGEGGALDTVVPGISGAHVPAGSDAAVTAGFARAMRDFDPAAYHAETIRKHAATFSPEAFRTRIADIVSHNSR, from the coding sequence ATGTCGGAACCCCGGATCGCCCTGGTCCACGAGCGATTCACCGAGTACGGCGGCTCCGAGGCCGTGGTCGCGGAGTTCATGAAGACCTGGCCCGGCGCACCGGTTTTCGCACCCATCACCGACCCGCAGTGCACCGGCGCGCTGCTCACCGCCGCGGGACTCGATCCCGAGGCCGGTGACCCGGCGGCGGAACCGGTGCGCGATACCTGGCTGTCGCGGGCCTACGCGGCGAGCGGGCGACGTTCGCACGCACCGCTGCTACCGTTCGCGCCGCGCGCGTTTCGCACGCTGCCGCTGCGCGACTCCTACGACGCGGTGGTCGTCAGCCATCACGCCTTCGCGACCCAGGCGGCGTTCGCCACCACCGCACCGGTGATCGCCTACGTGCACAGCCCGGCACGGTGGGCGTGGGACAAGGCGTTCCGCGAGCGTGAGGCCGGCGGGCGCGCCGGGCAGGCGGCGCTGATAGCCCTGGGCGCCCTGGCACGGCGCAACGAGTTGCGGGCCGCGCCGCGGCTGGCGCACGTGGTGGCCAATTCCCAGGCCGTCGCCGACCGGGTCCGCGAGTGGTGGGGACTGCCCGCCTCGGTGGTGAATCCGCCGGTGCGGGTGGCCCGTTTCGCCCCCGACCCCAGCGTCGAGCGGGAGGACTTCTTCCTGTTCGCGGGCCGCCTGGTCCCCTACAAGCGCCCCGATCTCGCGATTCGCGCGGCACAGCAGGCCGGGGTGCGCCTGGTCATCCTCGGCGACGGCCGCTACCGCCAGCAGCTCGAAGCCCTCGCCGGCCCCGAGACCACCTTCCTGGGCGCGGCCTCCGACGACGTGCTGCAGGACATGTACCGCCGCTGCCGCGCGCTGCTCATGCCCGGCGTCGAGGACTTCGGCATCGTCCCCGTGGAGGCCATGGCCTGCGGCGCACCGGTGCTCGCGGTCGGCGAGGGCGGCGCGTTGGACACCGTGGTCCCCGGCATCTCCGGCGCGCACGTCCCGGCCGGCTCCGACGCGGCGGTGACCGCCGGATTCGCGCGCGCCATGCGCGATTTCGACCCTGCCGCCTACCACGCCGAAACCATTCGCAAGCACGCCGCGACCTTCTCCCCGGAGGCGTTCCGCACCCGAATCGCCGACATTGTGTCGCACAATTCCCGCTGA